The nucleotide window AGGCTCACGTACTCCCGCGTCAGTTCGGCTTTGACGGCCAGCAGTTCCTGGGTCATCTCGGCCTTGAGCCGCGCCTCTTTTAGCAGTTTTCCGAACACCCCCCGACGCTACCACTTGACGCCGGGCCAGTCTGTGAACTATAGTTACGTAACTATAGTTGCCATTCAATTCCCTACCGTCGCACCTCCCACTGGGCGACGGCGATTGGAGTCTGCTCGCCCCGATTCGGACCGTTCGCCCGAACTTCGGAGCCCGTTTCCGCGGCGCGGTGCACAGGCCGCGCCCGGCCCCCGACCGCCTGTGCCGAGGAACCGGTTCATGGGTCAGAAGCAGAAGAACGTCGAGACGGTGACCGATTACGCCGACGGCCGACACTTCCTCCGCCTGCACCGCGACATCGTGCTGCCCGCCACGGCGTGCGAGGCAGTCCGCCGGCACCTGTCGGCGAATCGCTGGGCCGAGGCCAAGCAGATTGCTCTGGAGCACGCCCCGGCGGACGCTCGAGAGGAGATCGAGCTATTCTTCACGGCGACGGCGGAGCGGTTGGCGGATCCGGTGACAGCTGGCGTCATGGCACACGAAACTCCCCGTCAGGACGCGTCCTGAGGCCCTCCTGTCCCAATAGATGCCGCGCCCGGCAACCGATGACTGCAACCGGTCAACGGCCGGGCGGTTCACAGGTACTGATTTCATGATTGCTTGACATTTTTTGAGTGTTGTGCAACCATGCGCCAATGAAGTTCGAATCCGCACTCCCTCCACACCTGGAACAGTTCGTCAGGGACCAACTCGCGACCGGTCGCTTTCGGTCCGAGGGCGAGGTGGTTCACACCGCCCTGCATTTGCTGGAAGGGCAGGCCCATTCGCGCGAGGCCGACAGCGCCTGGCTCAAGCAGGAGTTGGACAAGGGGCTGAGCAGTCGGCCGGGCGAGCCCATCACCCGGCAGTTCTGGGACCAACTCCGTGCCCGGGTGCGCACGCGTGCGGGACGAGGTGATGGCGCCTGAGCGGACCATTCACAAGAGCGAGGTGGCGACCGCCGACCTCACCGAACTGGCGGATCACTTTCTCGAACGCGCCGGCCCCGCCGTCGCGCTGCGGTTCCTCGATGCGGCCGAGCACGCGTTCGAGCAACTCGTCGCGATGCCGCGGATTGGCGCCGTGCTCGGGCTCGACGAACTCCCGTACGAGGACATCCGGCGCTGGCAGATCGACGGCTTCGGCCGCCTGATGATTCTGTACCGGGAAGTGGCGGACGGCGTTGAAGTGATCCGCGTCTTGCACGCTGCCCGCGACATTCCCGCGGTACTGCGGACTGTACCGGCGTAAGGGCATATAGGTGAGAGACGCCTATGCGAGGGATGCGCGAGGCTTTAGCACCGCTCCAATCAGTATTTCAGGACGTACGCCGGCGAGCGGCTGAGCCGGTCGCGGTTGCGAATGTAGCCAAGGGTGGTTCGCGGATCTGCGTGGCCGGCGAAGTCCTGCAGATCCACGATGTCGGCCCCGCGCTCCCGCGCCGTCGTCAGAGCCGTCACCCGGAACGAGTGGACGGTCACGTGCGGGTCCAATTGCAGTCGCCGGACATACCGCGCGACCAGCACCTGCACCGCCCGCCGCGACAGCGGGGCGGCGCGGAACCCTTCCCTTCCACCGCCTCGGGCCGTCCGCACCGGGCGGAATAGCGGCCCTGTCGCGCCCTGCAACCCGGCCGTTTCCAGCCACGCGTCGAGCCGCTCGAACGCCTCCGGATGCAGAGGCACACGCCTCTCCTTACCACCTTTTCCACGGATCTCCAGCACTTTGTGCCCGCCGCTGGTCTTATAATCTCCTACACGCAGGCGGCACAGCTCGCCCACCCGGCAACCGGTGAACGCCAGCACCGCGAGGAGCGCGCGATCCCTCACACCTTCGGGAGTCTGTGCAGATGTGGCGTCGAGAAGGCGGCGACAATCCTCCGGAGTCAGGGCCACCGTCTTACCATCGCGCGGTACCGGCGGCGCGGCCACGAAAGCGGTGTCGGCCGGATTCGGCCCCTCGTATCCGTACGCTCGCAGGTAGCCGAACAGGGATCGGACGACCGAGAGCTTGCGACTGATTGCCGCGTTCGTGAGCCCGGCGGCGAGCAACTGGTCGCGCCAGGCGGCGATGTGTCCGGGGCGGACGTGCGGCAATTCGTCCCACGCTCTAACCGCTATGCCAGCATGCGCCATGAACTGGTTCAAGTCGCGGGCGTAGCCGGACCGGGTTTCGACCGAGGGCGAGCGGGTCAGCCACGCCGATACCGCCTCGGCGAGTTGGGAGCGGAGATCGTTAACGGACGGTAAACGCTGGTCGGGTGTGTTAAGGGTCGGGAGGTGGGTCACGGATAGTACGCGAAAAGTGTGTTTCGCGCAACAAAGCCACATCGTGCGGCATGTGTCAATGAACTTCAGCATTGGCAGCATGTATCTCAATATACTGTGCGCGGTGAATTGACAACGCTCGTAATGCTTGACCGGCTTCTTGGTTTATGTCAGGGTTTGGCTGCTTGTCACAACACACGGAGGCTGCCATGCAAATCGAACACGTCATCCTCGGAAAGGGTGGCCGACTGGTGATCCCGATCACAATGCGTAACGAGATCGGAATCCAGGCCGGCGACATTCTCGTGCTGGAGTCGGACGGTGACAGCCTTCTGGTTCGCACCCGCGATCGGGTACTGCGCGAGGTGCAGGCGTCCTTTGCCGACATCGTACCAGCGGATGTGCTGCTATCCGATGAGCTGATTGCCGAACGACGTGCCGACGCCGAGCGTGACTGTCGGAACTGACACCGTCCTGGACGCCTCGGCCCTCCTCGCGTTGCTCCGGTCCGAGCCGGGCGCTGCGCGTGTCGCGGCCGCACTCGACGGCGCGGTCATTTCGGCGGTGAGCCTAGCCGAAGTGCTCACCAATGTGGCTGCTTACGGCAAATCGCACGCTGTGACCTCCGCAATCTTGCGGCTACGACTGCCGGTGATTCCGTTCGACGAAGTGCAGGCCGGCCACGTGGCCGACTTGCCGCAACCGCCCCACGCCGCACGTCTGTCATTGGGCGATCGGGCATGCCTGGCGCTGGGGCTCGTTTATGGCGTGCCGGTACTCACCACGAACCAGGCCTGGGGGGCCTTTAATACTGGCGTTCGCGTCGAGATCATCCGTTGAGTGCCGGTCACACTGCACATGGTATTCCTCTGGCGGCGCGCGCTTGACCGGGAAGCGATCCCCAGCAACTGGTTAGATCTGCCCCACGCTGTCGTATATATCGCATATTATAATAATGTAAATTGACATATTTTAATATAAATGTATTATATATAAATAATGAATCAATCACTGCGATTGTTTCCGCTGCTGCTAAAGCACCGCTGTAACGAGTTGTGGAACTGTGAGAGGGGAGTATGGATCCAGTTAAGGTGAATGTCGGCGACTTCGAGACGAGTGAAAAGGCTCTTAAAATCTTCTTCCGTAATAACGCCAAGAAATTTCCAGATGGTGTCAGTTTAAACATCGACCACCGTCAATCGGACGGGGCGATCGAGGTGACCCTTTGGAGTTACAAGTCCGAGCAGTCGCACGTTGCCGAAGCCAAAGAGCAGTTGCAGAAAGATTTCAAACTTTCATTCGGCCCACTTCAGAAAACTGGTCGCGGGTCGACGTACTACTTCACCGAACAGAAGGTGAGCGCGGACGAGTTCATCGCCTTTCTGAAACGGGTCGATCCCAAAATCGACTCCAAGCTGATCGATTCCTTCAAGCGGGACTACGACGCACTCGAAGCCGAGCGGAAAAAGAAACCGCCTCAGGTCCCAACCGATGTTCTGGGAAGTGTTACGATTGGGTTGCGAGACAAGTTCGAAGCAGCGGCAGTCGCGCTCGACACACTCTCGGGTGGCGCGGCGTACGGTAACGAGGCCCATACGCTGTTCTTCCAGGCACTCGCCCAGGTGCGGAGCGGGGCGAGGCCGGAGGCCGTCGTGCGGACGCTCAAGAGCGCGATCACCGCCCTCGATGCGGAGGCGAGCGAAGGCACCGGCACTGGACCGGCCTCGAAAGTGAGAATGCACTTGGTCGGATTGCAAGGGGTGCTTGCGGAGACCCTGAAAACCCCGGTCGAGGCGACCGTTTCTGCGGGAGCCCCCGCCGTTGGAAGGCAATCCCAGCGGACGTCCCTATCAATTTAATAATTCACGGACAGATGGCTCGACGCGACCCGCGCAGTTGACCTCAGATCTCTTGGAAGGTGCGGGACTCGTCCCCACAGGTCTACATCGAGACCGAGCGGTTCGTAGCCGTGATTCGAAACGCGATTGGGCAATCGGCGAGTCATTCCTTTGGCTCGGTTCGCCAGGTCAGCACCCGCGCGCCTTGTTCGGCGATTTCCGAAACGGTCAGCCCCGACCGCAGACCGGTACCGTACATGGCACGTTCCAGCAACTGGGCGATGGGAGCCTGGGCTGCGTACCCCCGCTGCTGGCCCCCCGGCTGGGTAAGTAGACCGAAGTCCACTGGAGGGTTGGTCGGAGCGGTAACGATGGCCACCAAAGTTTCCGGCCCGAACGGCGGCTCGTTGCTGATCCCACCGACCACTGTGGTGAACGATGCCCCCGGCTCCAGAGCTTTGTTGAGTTCATTGCGCGCCGGGTGGAACAGGGTCACCCGGTACTCCGGATCGACTATCAACAAGGTTACCTCCAGGCGTTTGGTCGAACTGGTGTTGGTAACGCGGAACGAGATCCGGTCCCCCGGACGGAACGCCCACCCGCCTTTTGGCCGTTCGAGAACCTGGCCGGGGTCGTTCTTGGTCCGGTGCACGAGGACTTCGATCTTCACCTCCGCCCCCAGGGCACCGCGGCCTCGCTCGGCCTCCAACCGCACCCCCACGTCAACCAGCGCTCGGGCGCGGTGAATCGTCTTCAGTTTGGCGACTAGCGCCGCGCCGAATTGTTCAGCGTCCAGCGCTGGCAGTAGTACGGGCAACACACGGCCCGACACCCCAACCAACCGTGCCTCGCCCGCCGACGCCCGTACCAGGAACTGTGCCGATGCCTCGTCGGCCACCAACTCGAACACCCCTGTGTCCGCTTTGGGCAGCGTGCGGAGAGCGTCACCGATACATCGAATGACTTTATCCCGCTCCCGCTGATCGGCCGGTACCGCCAACCGCAACCGGCCGACCGAGTAATCCACCGCCGTCACTTCGCACAACCCGTGCATGGGGAGCTCAACCGGTTTGGCCGTTTTGTCGTATTCGGTCGCCGAGACGACCGATTCCAGCGGGCGGGTCTCGGTCACACGGGCATATCCCACCGCGCGGGGGCGTTCCTTCTCTCCGGGCGGCGAGTACACGCGTAAGACGCTCCCGGGCGTGATCCCATGCAGGTCCCCAACGTTAACCACGTGTTCGCCCCGAACGCGGGCGAGCGTAAGCGTCGGCCGGGCCGGCTTATTAGTGCCCAACACGACCCGGTCCTGGCCCGCCCCCTCGGTGCTCGGACTCGGCGCTCCTTGCGGCCGCGCGAGGTATCCGGCCTGCACTCGTCGGGTCAGCTCGCGGTAAGTGAGTGGCGCCCCCGAAGCGGCCGACTGTTCGAGCTCGCGCACCAACGAGTAGGTCAGCAGCCCGTGGTATTTCGCTCCGGGCGAGTCAGTTGGTTGGAGGCACTCGGGAGTGGTCTCGTACTCCCGGCAAGCGAACGTCGCCACCAGGAGTTCATTCGCCATTCCGGGAGTCAGAGAGGATCCCTTGGCACGCTGTTCAGGCGCTGGCCTTCCGGTACGCATGGCCGCCCGCCCGCGCGCCTTGGCCAGTTCCGCGGGCGGGACTAGCACACCGCCCGGGAGTTGCCGCACGACCTCTCCTTCACGATTCATCGAAGCCGCGTGGCAGCAGTCGAAGACTGCCCAGACGTACGCCTTCTTGGCAGTAATGGCGGCCAGCCAGTCCCGGATCTCTTTGTCAGCGATGGCGTTGGGCACCCGCTCCTTGC belongs to Gemmata obscuriglobus and includes:
- a CDS encoding AbrB/MazE/SpoVT family DNA-binding domain-containing protein translates to MQIEHVILGKGGRLVIPITMRNEIGIQAGDILVLESDGDSLLVRTRDRVLREVQASFADIVPADVLLSDELIAERRADAERDCRN
- a CDS encoding type II toxin-antitoxin system ParD family antitoxin; this encodes MKFESALPPHLEQFVRDQLATGRFRSEGEVVHTALHLLEGQAHSREADSAWLKQELDKGLSSRPGEPITRQFWDQLRARVRTRAGRGDGA
- a CDS encoding tyrosine-type recombinase/integrase, yielding MTHLPTLNTPDQRLPSVNDLRSQLAEAVSAWLTRSPSVETRSGYARDLNQFMAHAGIAVRAWDELPHVRPGHIAAWRDQLLAAGLTNAAISRKLSVVRSLFGYLRAYGYEGPNPADTAFVAAPPVPRDGKTVALTPEDCRRLLDATSAQTPEGVRDRALLAVLAFTGCRVGELCRLRVGDYKTSGGHKVLEIRGKGGKERRVPLHPEAFERLDAWLETAGLQGATGPLFRPVRTARGGGREGFRAAPLSRRAVQVLVARYVRRLQLDPHVTVHSFRVTALTTARERGADIVDLQDFAGHADPRTTLGYIRNRDRLSRSPAYVLKY
- a CDS encoding type II toxin-antitoxin system RelE/ParE family toxin codes for the protein MATADLTELADHFLERAGPAVALRFLDAAEHAFEQLVAMPRIGAVLGLDELPYEDIRRWQIDGFGRLMILYREVADGVEVIRVLHAARDIPAVLRTVPA
- a CDS encoding caspase family protein — its product is MSAAAVTLDEKTRNEFVPRARAMDVGKRALLVGVTKYDHLAPASHLSGPGNDIRLMRTTLIERYGFPAENVVCLTEDEGKSELRPTRSSIAREFKRLAEAARPGDQVVVLLAGHGDRQPESDPPDPVAPESDGIDEIFLPADVRPWKDRKERVPNAIADKEIRDWLAAITAKKAYVWAVFDCCHAASMNREGEVVRQLPGGVLVPPAELAKARGRAAMRTGRPAPEQRAKGSSLTPGMANELLVATFACREYETTPECLQPTDSPGAKYHGLLTYSLVRELEQSAASGAPLTYRELTRRVQAGYLARPQGAPSPSTEGAGQDRVVLGTNKPARPTLTLARVRGEHVVNVGDLHGITPGSVLRVYSPPGEKERPRAVGYARVTETRPLESVVSATEYDKTAKPVELPMHGLCEVTAVDYSVGRLRLAVPADQRERDKVIRCIGDALRTLPKADTGVFELVADEASAQFLVRASAGEARLVGVSGRVLPVLLPALDAEQFGAALVAKLKTIHRARALVDVGVRLEAERGRGALGAEVKIEVLVHRTKNDPGQVLERPKGGWAFRPGDRISFRVTNTSSTKRLEVTLLIVDPEYRVTLFHPARNELNKALEPGASFTTVVGGISNEPPFGPETLVAIVTAPTNPPVDFGLLTQPGGQQRGYAAQAPIAQLLERAMYGTGLRSGLTVSEIAEQGARVLTWRTEPKE
- a CDS encoding PIN domain-containing protein; this translates as MPNDVPTPSVTVGTDTVLDASALLALLRSEPGAARVAAALDGAVISAVSLAEVLTNVAAYGKSHAVTSAILRLRLPVIPFDEVQAGHVADLPQPPHAARLSLGDRACLALGLVYGVPVLTTNQAWGAFNTGVRVEIIR